In Gossypium arboreum isolate Shixiya-1 chromosome 3, ASM2569848v2, whole genome shotgun sequence, the sequence GACCTAGTCTTAACCTTTGGCATTCCATGCAAATAATGTCTAAATCTTTTTGCCCCTTCACTACAGCATTAAAACAATGTTTAGCAAATTTCTTAGGTAGTTGAGATGGATTGATGGACATGAGTAGCGGAAATTTTGATGATACAATTCTTCTCTTCTTAACAATTTCTTTTCAACATATTTAAATTGTGACTtccttaaatttaatttaaagggataaatcttaaaattatatataaattattgtttaatgtgtaattgtatataTGAATTCTGATTTTGTATAAtgttatacataaaattttgatttgatccagtttttataatttattaacacaattattgatataatattattttatgtttatatattgtatacataaataattatatttatccaatataaaaataaattgatatatttatttcattaaatgtgtatgattaaatcaaaattaaagtttaaagtATCATTTGAACCACAATTATCGCTCCACGTGTATAATTACACCAAACTAAAGTTTAtatatacaattacacattaaatcaaagtttatatataattttgagatttatccctaTTTGAAATTATCAAGGACAAATGAGATTAACGAGATTTATccctatttgaaaattttaactccAATTTCAAAAGTTTCATTTTTCAAAGTTTATCAAACAAATTCCACCACCATGAGATTAAACaacatataattttttaaatctaaaatatggtttttttttcttttttaaatctaAAGTTAGTTCCAATTTTCTAGTGTTTTGGATTGTTTACTAACACTACAAAGCACACCAAATTGTAAGGCATCATTTATTTCATTGTATTTTAATCTATTTTTAAGTAGACACCAAATTTCATCGGGATACAAATCAACATTTTGTGgtaaattcaatttaattcaattttaattctaGCAAAGCTTCTAACCGGGGGCCTTTTTtccaccatttttctttaacaCTTTCGGCTCCCAGCTCTATGGAGGCATCCTCCATCACTAACCATTCTTCACTCACCTTCATCATTGCCACCACCAACCACATCAGCATCAACATCTCAGTCACCTCTAACCCATACCAACATTTTTAGGGTACAAAATCGTGCTCCAAGACACAAGCATAGTGACATCTGAGAATCATCCAATTCAGCCTCTATACGATTTCTATATCATTGCACAAGGTTTCGGGAACTTCGATCCTAAAAAGGATACTTCTAAATTCAACCTTGTTGATCCACCTGTGAGGAACACTGTTGGAGTGCCTTTGAATGGATGGGCAACCATTAGATTCGTCGCTGATAATCCAGGTAAACACCCTTCTTCATCATTTCAATTACTGTGATTCCattaccatttttttttttttgttattagtaTTTTTTTCTTAATCATTTTCATAGTATTGTGGCATACCAATTCTTCCCTGCATTTGGGAAACTAGTTTAGTGCTCTGTTTCATTGGATAAATTTCCATAAAAAGTATGTGTACATTGTAATAATAGTGTGAGATAGTGTTGGCCTTTGGCTAACATTGGAAAACATACTAGATTGTAACACATAATTTCTTTCAttagattttaattattattatcatattattacaTACAAAGTTTAATTGAATGGTAATTTGTAACGTAATAAGACTATCATTGAAAGGATAAATAGACTAATATAAAAACAAGTGTCAGGCTGCACTAAAACCCGGACCAACAGGTCCACCCTTTACACCCGGACCTAAAGCCTAACACGTGATTGAAAAATACTTGCAGCCATAAGAAACTAATTACCATTTTCTTCCAAGATAACGTACCTCCTGACTGGACATTCCTCCTGACTAGACATTCCATGTCCTGCATTGCAAAATGATACATAAAATTACAATAGAATCTGGAAAATGAATTTCAATGCTACAAGTACAATatgatagaaaaattatttttcaacaaCTATCTTTTCAAATTAGAAAGACTAATGCTTACCAGCTAATTTTGAAACAAGAATTCTGATGGAGTCACCTACATCTTCTTCTATTTCTTTTCCCACACTTTCTGAACTTCTCAACCCATTTGTTTCCCAACTCATTCAGCACTGTATATCCAATAAATAGCCCAACCACCAATCCATTAGCATAACCTATCAACCCAATTTTCCAAGTAGACATAGCATATAACCATGAATCTTCATCTTCCCCTGGAGGTGGTGGCATTCGAAGATCAACTTCATTGCATTTCCTTGACAGAGGCAGCCCACACAATTTTGGGTTCCCACGGTAGGAATCATTTGTAAATGTAATGAATTGGTTGCTTTGTGGTATGCTTCCTTCAAGTTGGTTGTATGACAAGTTCAATGCTGCCAGGAAAGTTAGACTTGTAAGTTGTGGAGGAATCTCCCCTGACAGCTTGTTTCTTGAGAGATCCAAAGATTCAAGGTCTTTTAGATTTTGAAGTGCTAATGAGATTTCACCAGAGAAGCCATTATTGGATAAGTTCATCACTCTGAGTGACCTCAGCATTCGTATCTCTTCTGGTATTCTCCCATGGAAACTATTGTTGGAAAGGTCAAGACAAGTAAGAATTGTCAAGACCTTTTGGTAGAACATTTCAATCCCTTTGTTAACAATTGTCAGAGTCTTGATAATAGTCCTCCCCAATGTAAACCAGCTTAGCTTTATCGTCATTTGTTAAATGCATCATTGCCTTCAAACTTTGCAAAAACTCAATGGACAAGTCACCTGAAACATGATTGGAACCAATGTCCAATATGCGTAGGTTTGGAAACCCACGTTCCGTGTCGATTTTTGAAATTGTACCGTAGAATCTGTTTGCTCGCAAAACTAGAACCTTCAAGGAAGGTAGCTTCTCTAACCAAAATGGAAATGTATCATGAACCATATTATTTCCAAGGTCCAGAACCCCAAGTGCTGTGCAATTGACTAATGATCTCGACAGCTTCCCTTCCAATTTATTCCCACCTATTTTGAGTGACCTTAGTCGAGTGGCTTGAAGGAAATCAATGGATAGTTCACCAGAAAACTGGTTTGAAGCAATGTCCAATACATCCAAAGTTGGGAAAACagatttatgtttgaaatgtttaatttgacCATAAAATCTATTTTCCCGCAATATTAGAACCATCAAGTAAGTCAATTTCTCCAACCAAAAAGGAAATGTATCATTTATCATGTTGCTTCCTACATCCAAAACCGTAAGTTGAGTGCATTTTGCTAATGATCTGGGCAACTTCCCTTCCAATCTATTCTCACTAACTTTGAGAAACTCAAGTTGAGTtgcttttgaaaattttggtaacaTTCCACTGAAGTTATTTCCTTGCAAACCCAGCCAAATCAGAGCACTCATATTGCCCAAACAATTTGGAATTGGGCCACTTAAATTGTTATAAGATACATCAAAACTGTCAAGTTGACTCATATTGTCCAAGCAATTTGGAATTGAGCCACTCAAATTGTTATAAGATGCATCAAAACCTCTTAGTTGACTCATATTGCATAAGCAATTTGGTATTGGGCCattgaaattattataaaatGCATAGCAAACGCTAAGTTGACTCATATTGCATAACCAATTTGGAATTGGGCCACTCAAATTGTTATAAGATGCGTCCAAAGTGAAAAAGCCCTGTGAAGAAGTTGAACTCTGATTGGGTAAAAGTTGGTCCAAAGATGAGAGATGGTTATTAGCAAGATACAGATACCACAAACTTTTCTTCCACACCCAATTTGGTATTGCaccacttattttattatttgaaagttCAAGATATTCTAAATTTTCTTGACTCTTTAAGATCTCTGGAAATGAGCTTATGTTACAAGATTCCAGATACAATCCCCTCAACATTGAAAAAGAGAAGTTTAAATCACTTAAGGGAAGCTGTTTTGGAAAATCAATCACATTGAAAGAAAGGTTTACCCTTGAAAGGCTGCTCTTCCACAACCAATTAGGCACAACACCATGGATATGATTGCTAGAAAGATCTAACTCAACCAACTTGTCTTGTGTTTTGATGAATTCTGGAAATTCGGTAAGGCTGCATGACCTTAGCGATAACCTCTCTAATTGGGGGAAAGTAAGACTTCTGTTGTCGCTTTCAATTAACAAGCTTATATTGTTTAGCCAGAGAGTCCTTAAGTTCTTGAGTTGGACAAACATGTCAAGCTTCGTGGAACTGAAGCTATTGCTATCGATATCAAGCCATTCAAGCCTTGGAAGTTGAAGGATTGACTTTGGGATTGGTCCTGTTAAATAATTATTGCCTATATATAACCACTCAATCAAAGAAGAAAATGCATTGGGGAACTCATCAATTTTCCCAGCCAATTGATTGTCTCCAAGATACAAGGTCTTCAACGATGGAAGAGTAAATAAAGAAGAATGTATTGATCCAGAAAGCATGTTCCCTCCTAGATATAGGTTGACCAGGTGACTAAGATTTGCAATTGACGATGGAATGGGTCCAAAAAAATTGCAATAATGAAGCTTTAAATTTGTCAGGAACTTGAGATTACCAATTGATTGGGGTAGTTTTCCACTGAAATTTGTCTCATAAAGTGACAGACTCTGTAAAGAATTGTTGGATGAAAATTCTGGCAGCTGACCATTAAGAAAGTCATTGTTTGAAATGTCAATGCTTTGAATTTTTGGTGATAAGAGAATTTCAGTTGGAAAATGGCCACTCAAATTGCAACCCCTTAAACTTAGAGAAACCAAATGAGACGAAATTTCCAAGAAATTGGGAGGTAAATACGAGATTGTGTTCCCATCAAGGATAAGTTTGGAAAGAAAAGAGAGCCTTGAGTGTGAAGAACATAATGGACCTTTCAAACCACAGTTTGACAGACTCAACACACGCAGGTTGGAAAGTTCAAGAGATGTGGTTTCACACCATTTAGCACTTTGAGTTGAAATGTCCACATTATCCAAATAAAGCTCTGTGAGAAACCTCAAATTCTTGATTAATGTCTTGAAGTTTGGTTTCTCTAATTTCAGAGgtggtaaataataataataaccatttCTCCAATAGCAATCATCTTGATAAGATAGATCAAGAGAGACTAACCTTCTTAACTGTGAGATCTTCATTGGAATTTGGCCGTGGAAACATGAGCTTGAAAGGTTGAGATGAGTTAGATTTTGGAGTTTATCAAACCCATATGAAAACAGAGTGGTATTAATGTTGTTTCCAGCAAGATTAAGGCGCCGAAGACGATGGAGATTGAATATGGAGTGAAAGCTGCCTGAAAGGTTTTTGTAACTAAGATCAAGACCAATGACATGACCATAAGCATCACAAGTAACTCCTTCCCAAGAGCAACAATCAGTGTTGGGATCCCAAAGCTCGAATTTGGAAGAGAAAGTAAAATTAGGGGCATAGTAAAGATGATGTTGCAATTGCAGCAGAGGAGATCTCTGGTCATCAAGACATTGCGTTGGGAGATGAGTTTGAGGAGGTGAAAAAGACAAGAGAAGAGGAAGGAAGCATGAGAAGAGAAAGAGTGAAATAAGGGAATGAAGAGTGTTCATCTTGGGTGGGTGTGAAGGAGGATTGTGTTTGGCATACAACTTATTTATACACAAATGTGTAGTTTCCATAGAACAATATTTAGGAGTAAGGTAGGGAATGAAAGTGATTGGCATTGCATGCAATTTCTAAGTCATTTTGCCTAATCAAGTCTTTTATGTCAATTTTTTCCAACATATTAAAGCAAgggataattattattattatttaaagcaTAAATTATTTATTGTTAGTAATAGAAATAAGTTGTTAAATTCACCCTTAATTTGCCTTACgtctttctttttattaattttaaatttgaagaatgagattttaatattttattcatctcaTTTTTCTTATTGATAAAGTAAATTTTAATATCGATATTACAAATATTtgaactttaaattattttaaactcaggtaaattttatcatttttatgttatatataattatttctccatcatttaattttttaaa encodes:
- the LOC108475349 gene encoding receptor-like protein 7: MFYQKVLTILTCLDLSNNSFHGRIPEEIRMLRSLRVMNLSNNGFSGEISLALQNLKDLESLDLSRNKLSGEIPPQLTSLTFLAALNLSYNQLEGSIPQSNQFITFTNDSYRGNPKLCGLPLSRKCNEVDLRMPPPPGEDEDSWLYAMSTWKIGLIGYANGLVVGLFIGYTVLNELGNKWDMECLVRRNVQSGGTLSWKKMALGPGVKGGPVGPGFSAA
- the LOC108475350 gene encoding receptor-like protein 35 isoform X1; the encoded protein is MNTLHSLISLFLFSCFLPLLLSFSPPQTHLPTQCLDDQRSPLLQLQHHLYYAPNFTFSSKFELWDPNTDCCSWEGVTCDAYGHVIGLDLSYKNLSGSFHSIFNLHRLRRLNLAGNNINTTLFSYGFDKLQNLTHLNLSSSCFHGQIPMKISQLRRLVSLDLSYQDDCYWRNGYYYYLPPLKLEKPNFKTLIKNLRFLTELYLDNVDISTQSAKWCETTSLELSNLRVLSLSNCGLKGPLCSSHSRLSFLSKLILDGNTISYLPPNFLEISSHLVSLSLRGCNLSGHFPTEILLSPKIQSIDISNNDFLNGQLPEFSSNNSLQSLSLYETNFSGKLPQSIGNLKFLTNLKLHYCNFFGPIPSSIANLSHLVNLYLGGNMLSGSIHSSLFTLPSLKTLYLGDNQLAGKIDEFPNAFSSLIEWLYIGNNYLTGPIPKSILQLPRLEWLDIDSNSFSSTKLDMFVQLKNLRTLWLNNISLLIESDNRSLTFPQLERLSLRSCSLTEFPEFIKTQDKLVELDLSSNHIHGVVPNWLWKSSLSRVNLSFNVIDFPKQLPLSDLNFSFSMLRGLYLESCNISSFPEILKSQENLEYLELSNNKISGAIPNWVWKKSLWYLYLANNHLSSLDQLLPNQSSTSSQGFFTLDASYNNLSGPIPNWLCNMSQLSVCYAFYNNFNGPIPNCLCNMSQLRGFDASYNNLSGSIPNCLDNMSQLDSFDVSYNNLSGPIPNCLGNMSALIWLGLQGNNFSGMLPKFSKATQLEFLKVSENRLEGKLPRSLAKCTQLTVLDVGSNMINDTFPFWLEKLTYLMVLILRENRFYGQIKHFKHKSVFPTLDVLDIASNQFSGELSIDFLQATRLRSLKIGGNKLEGKLSRSLVNCTALGVLDLGNNMVHDTFPFWLEKLPSLKVLVLRANRFYGTISKIDTERGFPNLRILDIGSNHVSGDLSIEFLQSLKAMMHLTNDDKAKLVYIGEDYYQDSDNC
- the LOC108475350 gene encoding receptor-like protein 19 isoform X2, encoding MFPRPNSNEDLTVKKLPEFSSNNSLQSLSLYETNFSGKLPQSIGNLKFLTNLKLHYCNFFGPIPSSIANLSHLVNLYLGGNMLSGSIHSSLFTLPSLKTLYLGDNQLAGKIDEFPNAFSSLIEWLYIGNNYLTGPIPKSILQLPRLEWLDIDSNSFSSTKLDMFVQLKNLRTLWLNNISLLIESDNRSLTFPQLERLSLRSCSLTEFPEFIKTQDKLVELDLSSNHIHGVVPNWLWKSSLSRVNLSFNVIDFPKQLPLSDLNFSFSMLRGLYLESCNISSFPEILKSQENLEYLELSNNKISGAIPNWVWKKSLWYLYLANNHLSSLDQLLPNQSSTSSQGFFTLDASYNNLSGPIPNWLCNMSQLSVCYAFYNNFNGPIPNCLCNMSQLRGFDASYNNLSGSIPNCLDNMSQLDSFDVSYNNLSGPIPNCLGNMSALIWLGLQGNNFSGMLPKFSKATQLEFLKVSENRLEGKLPRSLAKCTQLTVLDVGSNMINDTFPFWLEKLTYLMVLILRENRFYGQIKHFKHKSVFPTLDVLDIASNQFSGELSIDFLQATRLRSLKIGGNKLEGKLSRSLVNCTALGVLDLGNNMVHDTFPFWLEKLPSLKVLVLRANRFYGTISKIDTERGFPNLRILDIGSNHVSGDLSIEFLQSLKAMMHLTNDDKAKLVYIGEDYYQDSDNC